The Primulina huaijiensis isolate GDHJ02 chromosome 17, ASM1229523v2, whole genome shotgun sequence genome window below encodes:
- the LOC140963283 gene encoding phosphatidylinositol:ceramide inositolphosphotransferase 1-like has protein sequence MELLFSEAYVEDMSFYVGREASKLWKRFCAETITEINLLAENWKYILGGLICQYIHGLAARGVHYFHRPGPILQDAGFFLLPELGQDKAYVSEFVFTSIFLSFVLWTFHPFILKSKKIYTVLIWCRVLACLVACQILRIITFYSTQLPGPNYHCREGSKFATLPRPDNMLEVLLIVPRGVLFGCGDLIFSSHMIFSLVFVRTYHKYGTQRFLKQCAWLTVVIQSLLIIASRKHYTVDVVVAWYTVNLVVFFIEKKLPELPDRSGAAALLLPLSKDNKTKEGVNPKLFNGHSGDSAADRRPRTQINGKILEDGNVVHVEAVINTL, from the exons ATGGAATTGCTGTTTTCTGAAGCATACGTAGAAGATATGTCGTTTTACGTCGGTCGCGAGGCTTCAAAG TTGTGGAAGAGATTTTGTGCGGAAACCATTACGGAAATCAACCTACTTGCAGAAAATTGGAAATATATTTTAGGGGGTCTCATCTGTCAG TATATCCATGGGTTGGCAGCTCGAGGAGTTCATTATTTTCATCGGCCAGGACCAATACTTCAGGATGCTGGCTTTTTCCTTCTTCCA GAGCTGGGGCAAGATAAAGCTTACGTCAGTGAATTTGTATTTACCTCCATTTTTCTATCTTTTGTCTTG TGGACTTTCCATCCATTCATTTTGAAGAGCAAGAAGATTTACACAGTCCTGATATGGTGCAGGGTCTTGGCATGCTTAGTt GCTTGTCAAATTCTTCGGATCATTACCTTTTATTCTACTCAACTACCTGGTCCAAATTACCATTGTCGGGAG GGGTCAAAGTTCGCCACACTGCCTCGTCCTGATAATATGCTAGAAGTTCTATTGATAG TTCCACGTGGGGTTCTCTTTGGCTGCGGTGATTTGATATTTTCCTCTCACATGATATTCTCTCTAGTCTTTGTGCGCACGTATCATAAATATGGCACTCAAAG GTTTCTCAAACAGTGTGCCTGGTTAACTGTTGTGATTCAGAGTTTGTTGATCATTGCATCGCGTAAACACTACACTGTTGATGTGGTTGTGGCATG GTACACTGTTAATTTGGTGGTGTtctttattgaaaaaaaattgccAG AACTTCCAGATCGTTCTGGAGCTGCAGCACTTTTGCTCCCATTGAGCAAGGATAACAAGACTAAGGAAGGGGTTAATCCCAAACTTTTTAATGGGCATTCCGGAGATTCTGCTGCGGACAGG AGGCCAAGAACTCAAATCAATGGCAAGATTTTGGAAGATGGAAACGTCGTGCATGTTGAAGCTGTTATTAACACTCTATAG